The following proteins are encoded in a genomic region of Arachis ipaensis cultivar K30076 chromosome B02, Araip1.1, whole genome shotgun sequence:
- the LOC107627185 gene encoding uncharacterized protein LOC107627185, translating into MEDEEKNVVKGEEKPLKAKDPERKNPLEEPMPIPFPTLAKKAKKQEKLDPNMVEIFKNVKVTVPLFQAIQQVPKYAKFLKDVCTHKDKIGEFNKRPVDDSISSLIPEKCNDPGPYLVTCLIGGIKFTDCMCNLGACVIIMPLPIYERLNLSPLKRSVARFVLADKSIVSVVGIAENVLVDIQDLLFLVDFHILETPPINSDKPSSILLGRPFLKKSRFKLDAHSGVYSFEADGKVVKFTLEETKQPILKAYSIFGCDIIED; encoded by the coding sequence ATGGAGGATGAGGAGAAAAATGTTGTGAAAGGAGAGGAGAAACCACTCAAGGCCAAGGACCCAGAAAGGAAGAATCCACTTGAAGAGCCTATGCCAATTCCATTTCCAACTTTGGCTAAGAAGGCTAAGAAGCAAGAAAAACTTGACCCCAACATGgtggaaatttttaagaatgtTAAAGTCACCGTCCCTCTCTTTCAAGCTATTCAACAAGTGCCCAAGTATGCCAAGTTCCTCAAAGACGTTTGCACACACAAGGACAAAATTGGCGAATTCAACAAAAGGCCGGTAGATGATTCTATCTCTTCTCTAATTCCTGAAAAATGCAATGATCCCGGCCCATATTTGGTTACTTGTTTGATTGGTGGGATAAAGTTCACGGATTGTATGTGCAATTTGGGGGCGTGCGTAATCATTATGCCACTCCCCATTTATGAGAGATTGAACTTGTCACCCTTAAAGAGGTCCGTGGCGAGATTCGTGTTGGCTGATAAGAGCATTGTATCAGTTGTGGGGATTGCGGAAAATGTCCTAGTTGACATCCAAGATTTACTCTTCCTAGTAGATTTTCACATCTTGGAGACCCCTCCCATTaactcagacaaaccatcatccATTCTACTCGGAAGGCCGTTTTTGAAGAAATCCCGGTTCAAGCTAGATGCACATTCAGGAGTCTATTCTTTTGAGGCCGATGGCAAGGTAGTAAAGTTCACCTTGGAGGAAACCAAGC